In Corylus avellana chromosome ca8, CavTom2PMs-1.0, the genomic stretch GGCAGTGTTTCAAGTCATTCTAACTTATACTATGAGCGTCTTTTAACTACCAAAGACTCTTTGTAGGGAGATCAATTCTCTGATGTCTAAGTTCTGGTGGGGCCATAAATAGAATGACAGCCGAGTTGCATGGATGAGTTGGTCCAAGCTTGGACGGGCAAAGGAGAAGGGAGGACTAGGGCATCGAGATTTGGAATGGTTCAATATGGCCCTTCTTGCAAAACAAGGGTGGAGATTGCTTTAAAACCCTAACGGGCTAGCATCCAAAATCATTCAAGAAAAATACTATCCAATTAATGGTACTTTTTTGGAAGCAAACCTAGGAAGACAACTTTCTTTCGtgtggaggagtatttggaatTCACGAAGATTATTCATGGAGGGGCTGACCTAGAGAGTGGGAGATGGGAACAAAATTGGTATATGGACCGATAAATGGGCTCCCATGAAAATTGGTAGTTTTCTCCAATCCCCAGTCCTTATTTTTGCCAGGAATACAAAGGTGTGTGAGCTGCTGGATAGGGACACCAATTGGTGGAATACGGCTCTAGCTAGTCCATGAAGTCTTCTCAGCAGAGGAAGCGAGCCTCATTTGCAGCATAGTAGTCTGTCAATGCAGAGGAGAGGATCACATGGTATGGAAATGCAGCAAGACTGAAGAATACACGGTTCACAACGCATGCCATCTTgccaaagaaaaatatgaagtgGACAATGGAAGCTGTTCTGATAGGGACAAAAACAAGCCTTTGTGGAAGGTTCTATGGAAGATTGGAGGCCCCCCAGCAGTGAAGATGTTTCTTTGGAAGGCCTGCAGTGACATCTTACCCACCAAAGAGAAACTTTTTAAGAAGCATATCACACTAGACCCACTTTGCCCAATTTGCAATTTGGAGGTCGAAATAGCAGGGCACTTCTTATGGAGTTGCCCATATGCCTGTGATGTTTGGTCTGAGTGCACTATAAAGGTGCAGAAGAGTCCCAGTGAAGCAACTGACTTTATGAGCATTCTTGAGCTCTTGATGGACATAACCACAATGGAGGAGCTACAACTGGCAGTGATAGTTGCAAGGCAAATTTGGCACAAGAGGAATGTTGTGGTATTCAGAGGAAAATTCACAAGTCCAAAAGTCATTCTCTGCTAGGCAGTGGAACAAGTGGAAGCTTTCTCTAAGACTGAAGCGCAAGCTGTCATTTCTTAAATCAAACCAAGGGCACCCATCCCTACACCATGGCATAAGCCAGCTATGGGAGTGGTCAAAGTGAACTGGGACGCTTCTGTTGACGAGAATGGGAGGAGGATAGGGATTGTCATTGTTATCAGAGACCATGGGTGAAGAGTGATAGCCATGCTTTGCAAAATGAAGGCCTACATCCAAGACCCAGCTATGGCTGCAGCAATAGCAGCACGGCGAGGAGCAGAATTCAGCGCTTTGTTGGGTATACCGCAACTCATCCTGGAAGGTGATACACTCCAGGTTGTCAAAGCTTTCCACACTGAAGGTGGAGGGTGGGGACCGTACGGACATATAATCTAGGATGCTCAACGCCTGCTACAACAATTCCAGGAATGCACAGTGGTTCATACACATCAGGAGGCTAACGGGGAGGCACACAAACTTGCCAAGCTTGCACTCTCTCTAGGGGAGGACAAAGTATGGCGACAAGACTTTCCCATTTGCATGCAAAACAATGTATCCAtagtttaaggtttttttttatcaatgaagTTTGGAGTaccttttccaaaaaaaaaaaaaaaaacgtatcaTCCgtaataaaaaaatctaaattgaCAGCGTACGAACTgctttttcaaagcaaaataaCGAGAATGGCAATATGATGTTGCCGTTTGTTGGAATGCCAAAATCTATAAAACAATCTTAAAGAAGTGATTGAAATAATGGAGCAAGTCGGATGAAATTTCCTACAATTCTTAAGAATCAGAAAATGGCGACTGAGATTGCAAGGTCTATGTTCCATATCCTGCAGGAAAAAAGTCTTCCATACTTTTCATTATTCTACCTAGATTAATgttattctttatatttataatggctacttaaaaaatatattttgtttttaagaagTTGCTTATGaggcaaaagaaagaagatttcAATGTCATCAAATTACCACCAAGACAAGAGACACAAAAGAAACCGAAGATATCAATATCATAGTAAATCAGAAGCTCGAATCAGCCTACAACACAAAAGATAGAATAAAAAACCAAAGATgactccaaaatttttaatccTTACTTTTGTGTAGAAGGTATTTTAAGGAAGCCGGCTAAAATTTGACTAAAAAATGTTGTACCTACTTATTATGAATAGCTACCTCAAgttattttagaaaatgttatttttggtTTAGgcttttaataaagaaaaataattggtgtcaatattttgtctatatttttcCGATAGCATCTTacaaataagagaaatgttagggagccaaacaaatgaacttagaaaaaatttttaaactgacgtgaTAAACCATGAGTGGTAGACAATGGAGaaataattgcattttttaatttaaaaacccttgccacgttagttttaaaaaaattttgagttcatttgtttgactctctaccacttctctataaataaaccattaaatttatagataAGACCCCACCTAAGCTCAgtcaaatctttttcttttttttgacatgttcacaaaggaaagaggagagagattcgaactagtgtcctccacttcatgagacgTAATTCACAACCAATTGAGTTATCCATTTGGGACGGTCAAATCTTCTTCTCGTTGGGAATGAAgtaaaaaaagcttaaaaaaaaaaaaaaaaaggttcagacctttttgttttctttttcgcATCgttgaaaacttaaaaaaaccAGATTAGGTTCATATTTCTTTAATAATCCAAAtcaagagagagacaaaaagacaaaaagtggataaagagagaaaaggagaaaTGTCTGGCAAAAGAAGAGGGTGGTCCGATACAACCCCACTGCTGCCCCAGCCACACCATCCCTCCCCGGCCTACTCCTTCCTCGAAATGGCCGCCTCCGCCTCCCCCGATGCCGCATCAGACTCCGCCCCTCTCCGCTCCGTTTTCCTCGGTGTCGACGTTGGCACCGGCAGTGCCCGCGCAGGTCCACTCTCccttgctttctctctctctctctctctatatatatatatatatatatatatatatatacgtttgTGATGCTTGTTGGTTAGTTTTTCGTGGTATTCGCGAGCGTTCACCATTCGATTGGGATTGGTTTcattgtgttctttttttttgcgGTTTCATTCTTTTCGTGTTATGTATCTTTTTGAAGAATGCAAATTGTAGTAATTACTCTCCATAAACGCTACGGATTTTCGTTACGGTGGGATTCTTTATACAGGTCTGTTTGATGAGAACGGGAAGCTTCTGGGTTCTTCTAGTAGCCCAATACAGATTTGGAAAGAGGGGGACTGTGTTGAGGTAATGCTAATGAACAATTAAAATTCATCAAATAGTTATGAAATTGGAAAGGAAGTTCCTTGGGGCAGCATATTAGGACAATGTAATTGTCGAGCAAAGCAATAGATGTTTATCAAATATAAATATGGGATATAGATGATCATTGACAAACTTTCTTTTCCAAACCAGCAATCTTCTACAGATATCTGGCATGCCATTTGCGCGGCTGTGAAATCATCATGCTCCCTTGCTAATGTCGCCAAGGAAGAAGTGAAGGGTCTGGGATTTGCGGCTACTTGTTCTCTTGGTGTGTAATTTTCTGGTTGATTGTTTGGCCGTTTTCTGAATAAGAGCCTGTTTGGCATTGCGTTtgataaatagagtttttaagtcaaaaagagtttttgggcaaaagtttcatttttaagcttttgccaaaagtgcgtttttgctatttttaggctttttgaacacttaaaagcgcttttaatttttttactaaacaaatacttttttcttcgaacggactttttgagtgttaaaaacatttttaggcctcttaaacgcaattccaaacaggcccCAAAGATAACTTGTCATAACTTTCTTATTACGCCTACATTGTGGAGGATGGAGCCTATATAATTAGCGAAGAATGTGATTTATCTTTGCAGTTGCGGTGGATGCTGATGGCTCTCCTGTCACAGTTTCTTGGAGTGGTGATTCAAGAAGAAATATCATAGTATGGATGGACCATAGAGCTGTAGCACAAGCTGAAAGGATCAATTCCCATCACTCACCTGTATTACAGTACTGTGGTGGAGCCCTTTCCCCAGAGATGCAGCCACCAAAGGTATATTATTCTAATCATGTTTCGGCTTTCTGCACTATACAATCCTGTGTTATGTTCTTAATATCCTCTTGCATGGTAGTTGGTGTCTGAACGTAGCATCATGCTGGGTTTCTAAAAGCAATTGGTCTTCTTCATGTTTATGGggtcaattacttacaaaaaaaaggtattagttgggatttgaaacaaaattgctGGAAACTTAAAAGAGACTAACCTAGGCATCACACCTAGTTCCTAAACATCACACTTAGGGTTCTTTGACATCACCCCTTGGTGAAGGGTTGCATCACACAATCCTCGTTGCTAAAAATTTCCTCATAgctgtttttttgttctttttttcattcgactgaaaaaaaaaaaaaaacattacatcCATATTTATATGCCCATATTGCCTCACCCTAATATACTTAGACTCCTTGGGTTTAACTACTAACGGCCCAAAACCAAATAATTAGCGATATCCACAAACAAAACCCAATAACATAATAAAtcctaaaattaaatctaagGCACTAAAATTTCAGCctttgctaaaaataaaaaaatatcaaaaatcttaaaattaaataaaactggAATCAAACAAAACCAGCTTATAGCTCCCTGCATCACTGGCGCCActgatttcattaaattttcCAATAATTTAAGGAACCTGGTTGTGAATTAAACCACCAGAATCTTTGCCTTGCCCAAAATGAAACATAGAATCATTTATGTGAATAATGTTGATGTAATTACCATAGAAGTAGTTTGGGCCTTTTGGCCTGTCTAGGTTGTGAAAATTAGAACCGTGGCTGTAGTGGACCTAGATAGGAGGTGTTATTTCAAATGGTGTAGCATCAAGAAACTCGTCAGGCTGTTCAAAGCAATATGGAAAGTCTAGAAAGTTGAATCTGTTGATAAGTTAAACATAATGGTTCTGGGCATGGCAGGGGAATTGAATGATAGGCTGTGAACAAAGGCAGATGACCATCTCAAAGAGCACCAAATGTCATTTTgctgattaaaataaaattatataataataaaatgtatcATAGTTCTACCTTTTGAGATTAGTTGGTGAGGCAGTTAGATTCTAACAAACGTGTCCATTTTCTTCAGACAATTATTTCTTTAATGTTTATCTTTTGAGTAAAAAATGTTGTTTCTCTATTGGTTCTTTGTCTCTCtattgaaaattttctgatACAGACCAATATTTCAGCTTCTATGGGTGAAAGAAAATTTGCAAGAATCTTGGTCAATGGTGTTCAGGTGGATGGACTTAAGTGATTGGTTGTCATACAGGTGATTTGAATCTGCCAGTCATGAGTAAATCTTCTCGAAGTCCTGGCATCTTTCTTATTACACATCTATTGGATTTCAACTTGATTATTATCTTGATTTATTTGGATTATTCTAGGGCAACAGGAGATGATACTCGGAGTCTGTGCACCACTGTGTGCAAATGGATGTATCTTGGTCATGCACACATGCAGCAAGGCAGTGAAAAAGATTCGCGAGATATGGAAGCTTGTGGATGGGATGATGACTTCTGGGAGGAGATTGGATTAGGTGATCTTGTAGATGGGCATCATGCTAAGATAGGTATGCTTGCTGGACAAtttctgttttgtttattttctctgCTGACAGGACTTCTTGATAACTTAACATGGAGCATATTTGAAATCCTTTCTCATAGTTGATATTCTGTGAAGTGCTGATGGTCAAAAAATGAACAAGATCTTAACCCTTTGGCATGTCATTTTGTTTGACTATTTAAATGTTCTCCTTGTGTTTTCTTAAGATGTGAGGAAGACAACCTTCCTTGTTAATTGGATGCCATTTATTTAGATGTTCTTGCTGTGTATTCTAAAGATAGCTTGTCTATGTTTTTCCAGCATTATGGGGTTCTGAATTTCAAATCGTAAATTGGTTTTAGTGTACAGACCTGTGACAAGTAATTTAGCCCGAGTAGCAGTTATGTTGTTCATGTGTGATTACCAGTGGAAAAACCCATATATGGTCACTATTGCTTTTGACTCTGATCTTTGGAAAAATCTTCCTCCACATACAGACATTTTCAGTGGAACAATGGCACTGTGCATGTGAAAATAAGGACCACTTTTTGCatggaatttttttctttttaattacttttcttCGAcaaatatgcaaaaaaaaaaattataaatgtatatataaaatttttggaaataCAGCGATTTATTCGACAACTAAGTGAAGTTGCAAACTATTAGTCCTGGCTGAGCCTTTGGGTAGAATCCTTTGATCTGTCTTCAAACAGGTGAAACTCTTAAAAACATAAGCATTATGCAGCAGGGGCGGACCTACATTGTAGGTTGGGGGAACCCTGGCAACCCCTAAAATTTTGGAATCTCTTATAACCAGCAATTTTATATGAAGGTTCCTGCAGCTTTTTGTCTTGGCCACCCCAGAGTTTATGTCCGGCAGACATTTAAGAGAAAACAAGATGTCATccataaagtaaaataaaatacaaaactgGCAGACTTTCTGATGCCCACATGGCCACCCATCAGACTCATGTGTCTACTTGATTCTAGCAACAATGCTTGAATTTTCCCATTCATTTTCCTTGTACTGcgtatattaaaaaacaaaactttggcTTGAATTTGTCATCACGTGAGTAGGTGGCCACTTGGTTTGCCCATGGCTTGGCTCCTTTTTGGGAATAAAGCTGCAGGCTGCCTTAGCACACCACTACACAACCTCTAAAGAAAAGCAATCCATTTCGACCTAGCTCTGAAACCAAAGGCAAACTAGCACAAACAAAAGTTAGCACAACCATCTTTGTCTTTAGTTCCGGCCACCCTAAACAAAATTTCTTAGTTCCGCCCTTGATTATGCATATGATTGTTAgtgatgaaaaataaagaaatctttTGGTGGATGACCTGGATGTCTGTACCCTAAATTATATTCTTATTGGTATTCGTCTTTCTGGAATGGGTTATCTGTTTGTTCTTGATTTTTTAAACATACAGGTAAATTCTGAGTAATTAACAataatttcttgtttggttATTGCAAgtctttgaacttttttttttttttttaatttcattttatttttttactatacaATTTGTAATTTCTGATGCTGTTTCTAACTCGGCAATGAACAATGTCAACAGGACGAAGTGTAGCTTTCCCTGGCCATCCTTTGGGTTCTGGTCTTACTCCAGCTGCCGCAAAGGCAAGAAATTTTGTACTGAAGATTTCACATTGATTTCGAGTGGCATCCCTTGAGGTCCATTAGCTtaacaaatatatttatttagttGCAAGACAGCCTGAAGCATCACATTTTTTGGCGTTTGGGGGGTGATTTAACTTGATATGATTGACACAATCTTGTGGCTAGTTTCTTGCTTATCCAAGTCATTTGGATTTCCAGGAACTGGGACTTGTAGCGGGAATTCCTGTTGGGACTTCACTGATTGATGCTCATGCTGGTGGTGTGGGGCTAATGGAAAGTGTTCCACTTTTGGATTCTGAAGCTAAAGGTTATTATGGCTGTCAAAAGATTTTCTTACTATCATGATTTAGTAGCTTAACTTGGTATAATATGTTTTTCTTACTAAAAAGCTATATATTTTCAGAGCGTGACATGGAAGCTATATGCCACCGAATGGTACTAGTCTGTGGAACTTCTACTTGCCATATGGCTATATCACGGAGCAAGTTGTTTATTCCAGGTGTCTGGGGACCATTCTGGTCAGGTACATTTTTGGAACTTCATGTTCAGTATGCCATTCTTTTAGGGCATGGAAAATTTAAGAATTTCTGCATCATTTAAGAATTTGGCATGTACTAAGTGATAACATAATTATCCTTTTCTGTCTTTCTATGTGTTCAGCTATGGTACCTGAATATTGGCTCACAGAAGGTGGTCAGAGTGCTACTGGTGCATTATTGGACCATGTAATTGAAAACCACGTTGCATCACCACGCCTTGCAAATCGTGCTGCTTCTAGATGTGAGATTGTTCACTCTAACTTAGTTTGTGGTACATGTTTACTAAAATAAACGGGGTGAATATCTTTCTATACAAATCTAATATAGGtttatctatattttcttttgtaatctTCCAGCTATTTCTGTTTTTGAACTTCTGAACGAGATATTAGAAACAATGATGCTTGATCTGAAGCATCCATTTCTTGCTGCTTTGACCGAAGACATACATGTCCTACCTGACTTTCATGGGAACAGGTAAATGGTTATAGACCAAACTTTGATTCAAGACTTCTCTTCCAAAAATTAAGCTGCTAAATGGGTTATGTCTCAGGTCTCCTATTGCAGACCCTAAATCAAGAGGAATGGTCTGTGGCTTAACGCTTGACACAAGTGAGAAACAGTTGGCTCTTCTGTACCTGGCTACCTTACAGGGTATTGCATATGGTACACGTCACATTGTAGAGCATTGCAATGCCCATGGTCACAGTGTAAGAATATGGACCTACACTTCATACAGTTATTTGAACTAGATATACATCTTACCTTTCTTTACTctacttttacttatcaaaaaaaagatataCATCTTACcctataaaaatgttttaactTTGCGACTCACAAATGTGCATTTGAAGTTAAAcaatactttaaaaataagagaattaTGGGTAATATTGTATGTTTTCtgtgtatataatttttttttttgagaagagTTTGTTTCAATGTATCCTTCAAAGTTTTCTATGCATTTTGAGTTTAAGGTTAAACTTTTAGCTTTCATTTatgtccattttcttttttaagtaatcAAGATATTATTGAAAGCACAAGATGCCTCCAAGTACGtatgaagtatacaaaagaaaatacatagctagaagaagaaaatagaataagaaaatcatgacAACTTAAGACCAAAGGAGAAATATAAGCAGCTGTCCATAGTTAAAGAGTATTCAAGAAAAAAGACTTAAGCTCCTCCATGGCATTCTCACGATCTGTAAAACTCCTGTCATTCCTTTGCCTCCAAATACAtcataaaagacaaaagaatACCGTCTTCCACACAGCAGCACTCCGAGTGGTATCAGCAGTCCATCAACATGCATACAAATCAATAACTCgactaggcataacccaagaaaTCACAAAGTGACTATAGAAAGCATTCCATAAGGCACacgccacctcacaatgaagatgaagataatCCACGGACCCCCCATTTCttttgcacatgcaacacctaTTGATCACTATAACATGCTACTTTCTAAAATTATCCATAGTAAGGATCTTTCCTAGGGTCGCCGACCAAACAAATAAAGctaaatactcttccaaggggaAAGAGAGCCTTCCTTGCAACTCAGGATACTATAGAaagatctaacatcaaacaaTCCTCTTTTAGAAGGGGCCCACCAAAGCTTATCTTCACGGACTCAAGTGACATTGATTGAATATAACAACCTAAAGAATGAAGCAAACACATCCATTTCCCAATCATGAGCTGCTCTGACAAAACTAACCTTCCATTGATTGGACCCACCAAATAGCTCCAAGTGAGCTGCTATAGAAGCATCCTTCACACATGCAATACCAAATAAAGCTGAAAAAGGCTTCCTTAGGGCCCTTGTCCCCACACCACATATCATGCTAGAATTTAACTTTTGATctatctcccacctcaaatttgGTATGACTTGAGAACTTCCTCAAAATCTTcttaatattcttccataaccccaccacATATGCCCTAAGAGGCTCATTAGAACACAACACACCCAATGAACTGCTAAGTTTGGAGTCCACGACAACTCTCCTTtaagcctctctctcatgcataTAGTGCAAAAGCCATTTCTCTAAGAGAGTCCGACTGAACATTAGTAAGTTCTAAATCCCCAAACCTCTCTCTTCAATTGGTTAATAAACCTTGGACCAGCTTAGTaggtgaaatttgaactcttctcCTAGCCCACCCCAAAGGAAGTCACGTTGAAGCTTCTTAATACGGTTTGCAACACTCACATGGAGAGGGATACATAGGCAAATTGGAAAGTGTGCTCTTGATGAGGGTAACCCTCTCACCTTTAGACAAATACATCATTTCTCAACTGGCCAACCGATGCTCTATCTTTTCAATAAATCTGTCCCAAATAGACTTGGCCGTATGAAGCTTTCAATGGgtgaccaagatacttcaaacGCAAAGAAGCAACCCCACAGCCCAAAATACCAGCCAGCCCATCCACTTCATCAACACATAAGAAGCAACACTTCAAGCTTGAGACAGCttcaaaaattaagaacaaacaCCGTAAATGGCGCAAATGATCTGGGTCAGCCCCACCGAAAATCAGTGTCATCTGCAAACAAAAGGTGAGAGATTTCAATCCccccatatttttattttaagggtttttaaattGCCAAGGCAAGATTGGGATCGAATATGCACCCGAACCCCACCGCACATTGTCATCACCTAAGCCTAGGCTTTACGGGCCAACTTGTTGAAAATATGTTATCCTTTAGTTTTTTAGTTGCTGTAGTTCATTTGCTGTTATACTTTCCAATTCTACGGTGACTTCCACTATTTGTACTCTTTTAACAGTAATATTATGTTCCCCCTTTTCAAAGTTTCTTCCTCCACATCAGTGCTAGTCTTATGAGAGGAACTAGAACACAGCACCATCAACATGATTTTGAAACTCCTTGCCTGGTGGAGGCTGGGCTACCTGTCCTGAAGAAAGGTAAAAGAATGGAAAGGTTAAAGCCCATTCACTTCCAAGATCGTTGGTCTTCCCACTTGCTTTGAAAGATGTCAAGGGCTGGAGAAGAAGATTAGAAGGAATTTCTGTTGCTTTAAGTTTTAGCTTTCAAGTGGGCCCACTTTGTACCTACTTAATTCAAATAAGCCACCATTACACCAAGGGGCTTCCCGGAAGAAATTTCAAGAACGCTGGAGACCAGTGATCAAAAAGAGGATATGAAGTTGGTGTGATGCAAGTGGCTCAAATGATCTTCTAGCAATACCCTGTTGTTGAGCAGTATTAGCGTCCCATCAGAAACTGAGAACAGTGTGTCGATGAAGTGCTTATTGATttttataaggaaaataaaaatcaagaaatgaCGTAATGCTCTGGCATTGATGCTGTATAGAAATGTACTACAAAATGAAATATATCAGTTTAGAGTGGATTATTTGTGGTCTATTCAAAACTTGGCAAATAAACATATCTATTTGGTGCATGAACAGCTGTTAAGGCCTCATGCAAACCATTAGCAAACCTTGGTACGCCATGTTGCTTAATAAATAAACAGTTGAGAAGCATAAATTTTTTGATTATAATGACTGGAAAGGACCGCTTTATAGCTGAGTAGGTGAATGCTTTTCTagattattattctttttacagTTGTTTAAACCTTGAATCTTTTTTTGATTCTTCTTGTACAGATTGACACAATACTTGCATGTGGTGGCCTTGCAAAGAACCCCTTATTCATTCAAGAACAAGCAGATATCAttggtatctctctctctttttcttttttcttttttttttttggtggattgTGCGCATGTAAAGTCAatattttagggtttcttttctttttcttgttgctTTACTGTAGCAGATGATTAGAACTTTCTGCAAATTGTATACAATGATTAGAACCTTCACTTTTTTGGAGCATGCGCAATGGTGttataattttacaatttattgATTGTGCTTCAAATTGTGTCATCAGCTTAGCATGCAGTAATTATGTAGTTTACTCATACGATAGGTTGGTTTGTTCAGTGAACTGGACCTTTGTTTCCTGTTCTGATTATGAATATTGCTAAGAAATGGCTGGACTGGCTAACAATGGTTGACACTTATTGACACATTGCTACAGGACAGCGTATAGAATCTCTTACCTAGGGGCTGCTTTGTAAAGGAAAGGTGGTTGGATGGTTCTAATTTGGTGGGAAATTAAATTGATGAGGTCCTGGGGGTTGATTTCATTGTATAGATTCTGTTGGACTGTAAACAGAGATCCACTTGCAGAGAATAGTAGTGTGGAGCAGTAAGGATAGTATGCTGACAATGAAGAGAATAAAAAAGTGCCATGAGCAAGAAAGAATAGAAGCAGAGACAGGAGAACTCCTAGGCAACGTGTCCTTAAAATACTCAACTTTCATAAATTcatctcattcattgataacaATTGGCCACATTTAAGAATCTATCTAATAGACTTGCTTGACAAGTAAAACTCTCCTAAAtgttaataataaataaatagagagaagaagaagaagaccatATGAAATCAAATCAGACTTGATACTTACCTAATTAAGGCTGCTAGATAAAGCTAATAACTAAAAGACCAAGAAAGCACACTTCGGACCTTAAGAAAAACCCTATACATAGGCCTATATCATATGCACAAAACCCTTAGATTCAAAAATCTGAATATGAAAAGACAGCGATTGAATTCCATGGCAGCTGCATCAGGTGTACAGTGTAAATGTGGATAAGTAAATTAACCTTCTGATAAATCTACGAGGTAAGAGAAGTCATGAAGAATGCCCtggatattttatttagttCATTTTAGCATTACACTATTCATGTTAACTCTTGGCCTACTTGTTCATGATTGTTGTAGGTTGCCCTATAATTCTTCCACGTGAGAGTGAGTCTGTGCTTTTGGGTGCTGCCATTCTTGGTGCAGTTGCTGCAAGGAAATATTCTAGTCTGATTAAGGCCATGAGGGCCCTGAATGCAGCTGGTCAGGTATGGTTCTTTTATAGCATTATAATTCCTTGATCATATTTCTTCATATTAAAGATAGCCAATGAGGTGAGAAAAGTGTTCAAGCTCAGAAAGGAACTTGAACATTGGTCTGGGGTAAAACTTTCCGCATGATTTGTTATACCGCATAGTTGGCATCTTCATCGTATTTGGTCTTGATTCAGAAGCAATAGgacataaaaaattttgatacGTCAAACTTGCACAAACAGCACGGCATCATTTCAGATGTTATCTATATGCTATGTTTTGTGAGACTGCATATGAGGCCTAGGTTTATAGTTTGCATTTGTCCTTTTCATGTTTGAATTTTGGCAGGTCATTCATCCATCTAAAGACCCAAAGGTGAAGAAGTACCATGATGCCAAATACCATATCTTCCGGGAGCTTTATGAGCAGCAGCTGTCTCATCGTTCTATAATCGCTCAAGCCTTGGCCTAGTTAACGTGC encodes the following:
- the LOC132189317 gene encoding uncharacterized protein LOC132189317; protein product: MSGKRRGWSDTTPLLPQPHHPSPAYSFLEMAASASPDAASDSAPLRSVFLGVDVGTGSARAGLFDENGKLLGSSSSPIQIWKEGDCVEQSSTDIWHAICAAVKSSCSLANVAKEEVKGLGFAATCSLVAVDADGSPVTVSWSGDSRRNIIVWMDHRAVAQAERINSHHSPVLQYCGGALSPEMQPPKLLWVKENLQESWSMVFRWMDLSDWLSYRATGDDTRSLCTTVCKWMYLGHAHMQQGSEKDSRDMEACGWDDDFWEEIGLGDLVDGHHAKIGRSVAFPGHPLGSGLTPAAAKELGLVAGIPVGTSLIDAHAGGVGLMESVPLLDSEAKERDMEAICHRMVLVCGTSTCHMAISRSKLFIPGVWGPFWSAMVPEYWLTEGGQSATGALLDHVIENHVASPRLANRAASRSISVFELLNEILETMMLDLKHPFLAALTEDIHVLPDFHGNRSPIADPKSRGMVCGLTLDTSEKQLALLYLATLQGIAYGTRHIVEHCNAHGHSIDTILACGGLAKNPLFIQEQADIIGCPIILPRESESVLLGAAILGAVAARKYSSLIKAMRALNAAGQVIHPSKDPKVKKYHDAKYHIFRELYEQQLSHRSIIAQALA